The following coding sequences lie in one Streptomyces xiamenensis genomic window:
- a CDS encoding zinc-dependent metalloprotease codes for MTSFGGGGTDLVDWNLAVSTAARMTRPGPEVSRDEARAAVAELRRHAEAAQLHVNGFTGLDNGAADTPVLVVDRPGWIRANVAGFRELLSPVMVRMRERRSAVPGGAALTAVGSKVTGVEVGMLMSFLSSRVLGQYETFAPPTAGLPARPGGGRLLLVAPNIVQVERELAVKPHDFRLWVCLHEETHRTQFTAVPWLRDHMEGEIQGFLKESDVDPGTLVERFRQAAQSVTGRAPESGADSGRGLVDLVQTPRQREILDRLTAVMSLLEGHADYVMDGVGPAIVPSVAEIREKFTRRRAAGAGRLDRALRKMLGMDAKLRQYQEGERFVRTVVEQAGMTGFNKVWTSPNTLPTKEEITDPEKWVARVRPAAG; via the coding sequence ATGACGAGTTTCGGCGGTGGCGGTACGGATCTGGTCGACTGGAATCTCGCCGTGTCCACGGCGGCCCGGATGACGCGGCCGGGGCCCGAGGTGAGCCGCGACGAGGCCCGCGCAGCCGTCGCCGAGCTGCGCAGGCACGCCGAGGCGGCCCAGCTGCACGTGAACGGCTTCACCGGCCTCGACAACGGGGCCGCCGACACCCCGGTGCTGGTCGTGGACCGCCCCGGCTGGATCCGCGCCAACGTCGCCGGATTCCGCGAACTGCTCTCCCCGGTGATGGTCCGGATGCGCGAACGCCGCTCCGCCGTCCCCGGCGGCGCGGCCCTGACCGCCGTCGGCTCCAAGGTCACCGGCGTCGAGGTCGGGATGCTGATGTCCTTCCTGTCCTCCCGGGTGCTGGGCCAGTACGAGACCTTCGCGCCGCCCACCGCCGGTCTCCCGGCCCGCCCCGGCGGCGGCCGGCTGCTCCTGGTCGCCCCCAACATCGTCCAGGTCGAACGCGAGCTCGCCGTCAAGCCACACGACTTCCGGCTGTGGGTGTGTCTGCACGAGGAGACCCACCGCACCCAGTTCACCGCCGTGCCGTGGCTGCGCGACCACATGGAGGGCGAGATCCAGGGCTTCCTCAAGGAGTCCGACGTCGACCCGGGCACCCTGGTGGAGCGTTTCCGGCAGGCCGCCCAGTCCGTCACCGGCCGCGCCCCCGAGTCCGGGGCCGACAGCGGGCGCGGCCTGGTCGATCTCGTGCAGACCCCGCGCCAGCGCGAGATCCTCGACCGGCTCACCGCCGTGATGTCCCTGCTGGAGGGCCACGCCGACTACGTCATGGACGGCGTCGGGCCGGCCATCGTGCCCTCCGTCGCCGAGATCCGGGAGAAGTTCACCCGCCGCCGCGCCGCCGGCGCCGGGCGGCTGGACCGGGCGCTGCGCAAGATGCTGGGCATGGACGCCAAGCTGCGCCAGTACCAGGAGGGCGAGCGGTTCGTGCGCACCGTCGTGGAGCAGGCCGGCATGACCGGCTTCAACAAGGTGTGGACCTCGCCGAACACCCTCCCCACCAAGGAGGAGATCACCGACCCGGAGAAGTGGGTGGCCCGGGTGCGGCCCGCCGCGGGGTGA
- the dacB gene encoding D-alanyl-D-alanine carboxypeptidase/D-alanyl-D-alanine endopeptidase, with the protein MRWSRAVHVALGAPTRRLVTAAGAAGLAAAALTVALAGPWDSGQRTAERQAAAGLAAEREVADLEKIVAGLPSAPPVLDPLGERVSGSGPDAVTDLSGVLSPLNDAALGGGAAVSVVDIADGTVLYASGPGTGRTPASTVKLVTAVAALQALGPDHRLSTTTGWDEAARRVVLVGGGDPTVMAEDYQALAEETARALAERGVGEVSVGYDLSLWDGGEALHPIGFNDNIAALTALQVNEGRLDGSTHGPTVRSTDPAADAVRTFTGALSAAGVTVVGEPAAASGQDTERLGRHRSAPLSVLVERMLTYSDNDLAEALGRATALKAGQPVTFAGVGRAITDELAGLGLPMDQVRIADASGLDREGVVTAQLLTGVLTAAADPRRPELRPALTGMPVAGFTGTLTGRYGAGADATGGGTGDGAGVVRAKTGTLTGVNTLAGTAVTADGRVLAFAFLANETLDANAAQNALDAAATGLATCHCG; encoded by the coding sequence GTGCGGTGGTCAAGAGCGGTGCATGTGGCGCTGGGCGCGCCCACCCGGCGGCTGGTCACCGCGGCCGGAGCCGCGGGTCTGGCAGCCGCCGCGCTGACCGTCGCGCTGGCCGGACCGTGGGACTCGGGACAGCGTACGGCCGAACGGCAGGCCGCCGCCGGGCTGGCCGCCGAACGCGAGGTCGCCGACCTGGAGAAGATCGTCGCCGGCCTGCCCTCCGCGCCACCCGTCCTGGACCCGCTGGGCGAACGCGTCTCGGGCTCGGGCCCGGACGCGGTCACCGACCTGAGCGGGGTCCTGTCCCCCCTGAACGACGCGGCGCTGGGCGGCGGCGCCGCCGTCTCGGTGGTCGACATCGCGGACGGCACCGTGCTGTACGCCTCCGGCCCCGGCACCGGCAGGACCCCCGCCTCCACCGTCAAGCTCGTCACCGCCGTGGCGGCGCTCCAGGCCCTGGGCCCCGACCACCGGCTGTCCACCACCACCGGCTGGGACGAGGCCGCCCGGCGGGTGGTGCTGGTGGGCGGCGGCGACCCGACGGTGATGGCCGAGGACTACCAGGCGCTCGCCGAGGAGACGGCCCGGGCGCTGGCGGAGCGCGGCGTCGGCGAGGTGAGCGTGGGCTACGACCTCTCGCTGTGGGACGGCGGCGAGGCACTGCACCCGATCGGCTTCAACGACAACATCGCCGCGCTCACCGCCCTTCAGGTCAACGAGGGCCGGCTGGACGGCTCCACGCACGGCCCGACCGTACGCTCCACGGACCCGGCCGCGGACGCGGTCCGCACCTTCACCGGCGCGCTGTCGGCCGCGGGGGTGACGGTCGTGGGGGAGCCGGCCGCCGCGAGCGGCCAGGACACCGAACGGCTGGGCCGGCACCGCTCGGCGCCGCTGTCGGTCCTGGTGGAGCGGATGCTGACGTACAGCGACAACGACCTGGCGGAGGCGCTGGGCCGGGCGACGGCGCTCAAGGCGGGACAGCCGGTCACCTTCGCCGGGGTGGGCCGGGCGATCACCGACGAACTCGCCGGGCTCGGACTGCCGATGGACCAGGTGCGCATCGCGGACGCCAGCGGCCTGGACCGCGAGGGCGTGGTCACCGCGCAGTTGCTGACCGGTGTGCTGACGGCCGCGGCCGACCCCCGGCGGCCCGAACTGCGGCCCGCGCTGACCGGGATGCCGGTGGCGGGCTTCACCGGCACGCTGACCGGCCGTTACGGGGCCGGGGCGGACGCGACGGGCGGCGGCACCGGGGACGGCGCGGGTGTGGTCCGGGCCAAGACCGGCACACTGACCGGCGTCAACACCCTGGCCGGCACGGCCGTCACCGCCGACGGCCGGGTCCTGGCGTTCGCCTTCCTGGCCAACGAGACGCTGGACGCGAACGCCGCCCAGAACGCCCTGGACGCGGCGGCGACGGGCCTGGCGACCTGCCACTGCGGTTAG
- a CDS encoding inorganic diphosphatase, with translation MEFDVTIEIPKGSRNKYEVDHKTGRIRLDRHLFTSTVYPADYGFVEGTLGEDGDPLDALVLLDEPTFPGCLIQCRAIGMFRMTDEAGGDDKLLCVPSADPRMEHLRDIHHVSEFDRLEIQHFFEVYKDLEPGKSVEGANWVGRVEAEAEIERSYKRLAEQGGEH, from the coding sequence GTGGAGTTCGACGTCACCATCGAGATTCCGAAGGGTTCTCGGAACAAGTACGAGGTGGACCACAAGACCGGCCGCATCCGCCTGGACCGGCACCTGTTCACCTCGACCGTCTACCCGGCGGACTACGGCTTCGTCGAGGGCACCCTCGGCGAGGACGGGGACCCGCTGGACGCCCTGGTGCTGCTGGACGAGCCGACGTTCCCCGGCTGCCTGATCCAGTGCCGCGCCATCGGCATGTTCCGGATGACCGACGAGGCGGGCGGCGACGACAAGCTGCTGTGCGTGCCCTCGGCCGACCCCCGGATGGAGCACCTGCGGGACATCCACCACGTCAGCGAGTTCGACCGCCTGGAGATCCAGCACTTCTTCGAGGTGTACAAGGACCTGGAGCCCGGCAAGTCCGTCGAGGGCGCCAACTGGGTGGGCCGGGTCGAGGCGGAGGCCGAGATCGAGCGTTCGTACAAGCGCCTCGCGGAGCAGGGCGGCGAGCACTGA
- a CDS encoding threonine/serine exporter family protein, which yields MAGEHKRFGEDGEGGEGDPRRLTTPQLIPVLRPEGYAHPQPVPEADDHPTSEFALPEGLARPPAAEPEEEEASGFTVPEGLTTSAPVEERSEFRTPGGATPPSGTAQLPVTLRRAAPGILWQDRMRSIVRAAPTTERITPELPPSRADEEAGEQPAVPRVLDLTLRIGELLLAGGEGAEDVETAMFAVAHAYGLDRCDATVTFTLISISYQPSLVDPPFTLSRTVRRRGTDYTRLAAVFRLIDDISSGEVTMEESYGRLATIRRNRHPYTKWQLTFASGLLAGAASTLVGGNWVVFLLAMVGAMLGDRLAWLASGRGLPEFYQFVAAAMAPALMGVGWAAGHDNAAGKIQAAAIITGGLFALIPGRALVAGVQDGLTGYYLTASARLLEVVYLIVGIVCGVLAVLYLGEVSGVSLEPEVVVRHSRPVIQLCAALLLSLTFCVLLQQERSTVLAATVNGGIAWLIYGAMRDTGGLSPFAATAVAAGLVGLFGQLQSRYRFTSSLPYVTAAIGPLLPGSAVYLGLLGFAQGQVDTGIQNLLLAVSLALAIAIGVNLGSEMARLFIKTPGQTTPLSPLGRRGAKRTRGF from the coding sequence GTGGCCGGCGAGCACAAACGATTCGGCGAGGACGGCGAGGGTGGCGAAGGCGATCCGCGGCGTCTGACCACCCCGCAGCTCATCCCCGTGCTGCGCCCCGAAGGCTACGCCCACCCGCAGCCGGTGCCCGAGGCCGACGACCACCCCACCTCCGAGTTCGCGCTCCCCGAGGGCCTGGCCAGGCCGCCCGCGGCCGAGCCGGAAGAGGAGGAGGCCTCCGGGTTCACCGTCCCCGAGGGCCTCACCACCAGCGCGCCCGTCGAGGAGCGCAGCGAGTTCCGCACCCCCGGCGGGGCCACCCCGCCCAGCGGTACGGCTCAGCTGCCCGTGACGCTGCGCCGCGCCGCGCCCGGGATTCTGTGGCAGGACCGGATGCGGTCCATCGTGCGGGCCGCCCCCACCACCGAGCGCATCACCCCGGAGCTGCCGCCCTCCCGCGCCGACGAGGAGGCGGGCGAGCAGCCGGCCGTGCCCCGGGTGCTGGATCTGACGCTGCGCATCGGCGAGCTGCTGCTGGCGGGCGGCGAGGGCGCCGAGGACGTGGAGACGGCGATGTTCGCGGTCGCCCACGCGTACGGCCTGGACCGCTGCGACGCCACCGTCACCTTCACCCTCATCTCGATCAGCTATCAGCCCTCGCTGGTGGACCCGCCGTTCACGCTCAGCCGTACCGTGCGCCGCCGGGGCACCGACTACACGCGGCTTGCGGCCGTCTTCCGGCTCATCGACGACATCTCCTCCGGCGAGGTGACGATGGAGGAGTCGTACGGCCGGCTGGCGACCATCCGGCGCAACCGGCACCCGTACACCAAGTGGCAGCTGACCTTCGCCAGCGGACTGCTGGCGGGCGCCGCCTCCACCCTGGTGGGCGGCAACTGGGTCGTCTTCCTGCTGGCGATGGTCGGCGCCATGCTGGGCGACCGGCTGGCGTGGCTGGCGTCGGGGCGCGGGCTGCCGGAGTTCTACCAGTTCGTGGCCGCCGCCATGGCCCCCGCCCTGATGGGGGTGGGCTGGGCGGCCGGGCACGACAACGCCGCCGGGAAGATCCAGGCGGCCGCCATCATCACCGGCGGCCTGTTCGCGCTGATCCCGGGACGGGCCCTGGTGGCCGGCGTGCAGGACGGGCTGACGGGCTACTACCTGACCGCCTCCGCCCGCCTCCTCGAAGTGGTCTATCTGATCGTCGGCATCGTGTGCGGGGTGCTCGCGGTGCTGTACCTGGGCGAGGTGTCCGGCGTCAGCCTGGAGCCCGAGGTGGTGGTACGGCACAGCCGGCCCGTCATCCAGCTGTGCGCCGCGCTGCTGCTGTCCCTGACCTTCTGCGTCCTCCTCCAGCAGGAACGCTCCACCGTGCTCGCCGCCACCGTCAACGGCGGGATCGCCTGGCTGATCTACGGCGCGATGCGGGACACCGGCGGCCTGTCACCGTTCGCGGCCACCGCCGTGGCGGCCGGACTCGTCGGCCTGTTCGGGCAGTTGCAGTCGCGGTACCGGTTCACGTCCTCGCTGCCCTACGTCACGGCCGCCATCGGGCCGCTGCTGCCGGGCTCCGCCGTCTACCTGGGGCTGCTCGGCTTCGCACAGGGCCAGGTCGACACCGGCATCCAGAACCTGCTGCTGGCGGTCTCGCTGGCGCTCGCGATCGCCATCGGGGTGAATCTGGGCAGCGAAATGGCCCGGCTCTTCATCAAGACGCCGGGCCAGACCACTCCGCTGTCCCCGCTGGGCAGGCGGGGAGCCAAACGGACGCGCGGGTTCTAG
- a CDS encoding DUF368 domain-containing protein, with product MAKQASSSRVADAFKGSLVGASEALPGISGGTVALIVGVYERLIAGASHVTSAIRLGIADVPRGQGLRRAGAEFRQADWRMIVPLMIGMVVGLLLSSALLAPLVTDHKQYAYAVFFGLVLASLWVPFSGSGRHWGLREWPLALVGAGAAFWLTSLSASVSPDNMLVVFFSGAIAVSALILPGLSGSFLLLALGMYEPTIEALNERDFGYLGVFMGGLLVGLALIVKVLRWLLENFHRVTLVILTGVMAGALRALWPWQGEDEHDTSLYAPTEGVPLTLALGLAGFVVVATVLVIGHRKERAAAAAGDGHDDGDCTPPPAQRARRRHARV from the coding sequence ATGGCGAAGCAAGCCAGCAGCAGCCGTGTGGCCGATGCCTTCAAAGGTTCCCTGGTCGGAGCGTCGGAGGCGTTGCCAGGGATCAGCGGGGGCACGGTCGCGCTGATCGTCGGCGTCTACGAACGGCTGATCGCCGGGGCGAGCCATGTGACGAGCGCGATACGTCTGGGCATCGCGGACGTGCCGCGCGGGCAGGGTCTGCGCCGGGCCGGTGCCGAGTTCCGGCAGGCCGACTGGCGGATGATCGTGCCGCTGATGATCGGCATGGTGGTGGGCCTGCTGCTGTCCAGCGCGCTGCTGGCGCCGCTGGTGACGGACCACAAGCAGTACGCGTACGCCGTGTTCTTCGGCCTGGTGCTGGCCTCGCTGTGGGTGCCGTTCAGCGGCTCGGGGCGGCACTGGGGGCTGCGCGAGTGGCCGCTGGCGCTGGTGGGCGCGGGCGCCGCGTTCTGGCTGACGTCGCTGTCGGCCTCGGTGTCGCCGGACAACATGCTGGTGGTGTTCTTCTCCGGCGCGATCGCCGTCTCCGCGCTGATCCTGCCGGGGCTCTCCGGGTCGTTCCTGCTGCTGGCGCTCGGCATGTACGAGCCGACGATCGAGGCGCTGAACGAGCGTGACTTCGGCTATCTCGGCGTCTTCATGGGCGGACTGCTCGTCGGTCTGGCGCTCATTGTGAAGGTGCTGCGCTGGCTGCTGGAGAACTTCCACCGGGTGACGCTGGTCATCCTCACCGGTGTGATGGCGGGCGCGCTGCGGGCGCTGTGGCCCTGGCAGGGTGAGGACGAGCACGACACCTCGCTGTACGCGCCCACCGAGGGTGTGCCGCTGACGCTGGCGCTGGGGCTGGCCGGTTTCGTGGTGGTGGCCACGGTGCTGGTGATCGGTCACCGCAAGGAGCGGGCGGCCGCGGCGGCCGGGGACGGGCACGACGACGGGGACTGCACCCCGCCGCCCGCGCAGCGGGCGCGCCGCCGGCACGCGCGGGTGTGA
- a CDS encoding carboxymuconolactone decarboxylase family protein → MSRLNIAEAAPASYQALIRSQRAVHDSPLDNALCELVKIRVSQLNGCLFCIDMHTTQARRDGESEQRLHHLAAWHESPLYDERERAALAYAEAVTRCENVGDAQWADLRARFPAEEELGHLVLQVALINALNRLAVPLRTEPLLGSPMA, encoded by the coding sequence ATGTCCCGTCTGAACATCGCCGAGGCCGCCCCGGCGTCCTACCAAGCGCTCATCCGCAGCCAGCGCGCGGTGCACGACAGCCCGCTCGACAACGCGCTCTGCGAACTGGTCAAGATCCGTGTCTCGCAGCTCAACGGCTGCCTGTTCTGCATCGACATGCACACCACCCAGGCCCGCCGGGACGGCGAGAGCGAGCAGCGGCTGCACCACCTGGCCGCCTGGCACGAGTCCCCCCTGTACGACGAGCGTGAGCGTGCCGCGCTGGCCTACGCCGAGGCCGTCACCCGCTGCGAGAACGTCGGCGACGCCCAGTGGGCCGATCTGCGCGCCCGCTTCCCCGCCGAGGAGGAACTGGGCCACCTGGTCCTCCAGGTGGCCCTGATCAACGCCCTCAACCGGCTCGCCGTCCCGCTGCGCACGGAACCGCTGCTCGGGTCTCCCATGGCGTGA
- the sigJ gene encoding RNA polymerase sigma factor SigJ, protein MPSLLDSAVWAEHRAAVFGAAYRILGSVADAEDIVQEVWLRAHRADLSQVRDLRAWLVTVAARRSYDELRSARARRETYVGPWLPEPLLTGPDAAEPVLLDELVSTAVLLVMEELTPSERVALVLHDAFGLAFAEIAPVLGGTPAAARQHASRARRRIAAARERQVTADRAEHARVLAAFRSAYENGDLPALVRLLHPDAVYLTDGGGQVRAARKPITGGARIAEVLLRVARRRFGGATRAFRPIEAGGEPALLVVHAGRPLCVDTLSVEDGRITVLHRLLNPDKLRHLPPGL, encoded by the coding sequence ATGCCGAGCCTCCTGGACAGCGCCGTGTGGGCCGAGCACCGGGCGGCGGTGTTCGGGGCCGCCTACCGGATCCTGGGAAGCGTCGCGGACGCCGAGGACATCGTCCAGGAGGTCTGGCTGCGCGCCCACCGCGCCGATCTGTCGCAGGTGCGGGACCTGCGCGCGTGGCTGGTGACCGTGGCCGCCCGGCGGTCCTACGACGAACTGCGTTCGGCCCGCGCCCGCCGCGAGACCTATGTCGGCCCGTGGCTGCCCGAGCCGCTGCTCACCGGCCCCGACGCCGCCGAACCGGTGCTGCTGGACGAGCTGGTGTCCACCGCCGTGCTCCTCGTCATGGAGGAGCTGACCCCCTCCGAGCGGGTGGCCCTGGTCCTGCACGACGCCTTCGGGCTCGCCTTCGCCGAGATCGCCCCCGTCCTGGGCGGCACCCCCGCCGCCGCCCGGCAGCACGCCTCCCGCGCCCGGCGCCGGATCGCCGCCGCCCGCGAGCGGCAGGTCACGGCCGACCGCGCCGAACACGCCCGCGTCCTGGCCGCGTTCCGGTCCGCCTACGAGAACGGGGACCTGCCCGCCCTCGTGCGGCTGCTGCACCCCGACGCCGTCTACCTCACCGACGGCGGCGGCCAGGTGCGCGCCGCCCGCAAACCCATCACCGGCGGCGCCCGGATCGCCGAGGTGCTGCTGCGCGTCGCGCGCCGCCGGTTCGGCGGCGCAACGCGCGCCTTCCGCCCCATCGAGGCGGGCGGCGAACCCGCCCTGCTCGTCGTCCACGCCGGGCGTCCCCTCTGCGTGGACACCCTGAGCGTCGAGGACGGCCGCATCACCGTCCTGCACCGGCTCCTCAACCCGGACAAGCTCCGCCACCTGCCGCCCGGACTGTGA
- a CDS encoding phosphotransferase enzyme family protein — protein sequence MEEKVRRWVRADFGVGLVSLEDVAGGADENARLWRGRTQEGAAYAVKLSGGGSAAGPRVAGLLAAEEVPGVPGPLPARRGGWWSVRTGRRLSVVPWIDGTPALEGPMGAGHWRAFGRLLARVHAAPVPPGMPPAQSHRPMADAVRALERWLLPASGAAPAPAGDPLVRGLADAWREGSGRLAALVARAGALRPAATDRAAPGVICHADPHLGNVLLGDGDRVWLIDWDDAVCAAPEQDLLFVLGGVLPFAQVTDEQRTWFFEGYGPADLDADRLTYYRCVRALEDVAVPAAQVLDREGLPEGERAKALEIVRSVLSPTGLLDQALASPGQVSYRPSQGAENPSRSG from the coding sequence ATGGAGGAGAAGGTACGGCGATGGGTGCGGGCCGACTTCGGGGTGGGCCTTGTCTCCTTGGAGGATGTGGCGGGCGGCGCCGATGAGAACGCCCGGCTGTGGCGCGGGCGTACGCAGGAGGGCGCGGCGTACGCGGTCAAGCTGAGCGGAGGTGGTTCCGCCGCGGGGCCGCGAGTGGCCGGGCTGCTGGCGGCGGAGGAGGTGCCGGGGGTACCGGGGCCGCTGCCCGCCCGGCGCGGCGGGTGGTGGAGCGTGCGCACCGGGCGCCGGCTGTCGGTGGTGCCGTGGATCGACGGCACCCCGGCGCTGGAGGGCCCGATGGGTGCCGGGCACTGGCGGGCGTTCGGCCGGCTGCTGGCGCGGGTGCACGCCGCGCCGGTGCCGCCGGGGATGCCGCCGGCGCAGAGCCACCGACCGATGGCCGACGCCGTACGGGCGCTGGAGCGCTGGCTGTTGCCCGCGTCCGGGGCCGCGCCGGCGCCGGCCGGCGATCCGCTGGTGCGGGGGCTGGCCGATGCCTGGCGGGAGGGGTCGGGTCGGCTGGCCGCGCTGGTGGCCCGGGCCGGCGCGCTGCGTCCCGCGGCCACCGACCGGGCCGCGCCGGGGGTGATCTGCCACGCCGATCCGCATCTGGGCAATGTGCTGCTCGGGGACGGTGACCGGGTGTGGCTGATCGACTGGGACGACGCGGTGTGCGCGGCGCCCGAACAGGACCTGCTGTTCGTGCTGGGCGGTGTACTGCCCTTCGCGCAGGTGACGGACGAACAGCGCACGTGGTTCTTCGAGGGGTACGGCCCGGCCGATCTCGACGCGGACCGGCTGACGTACTACCGCTGTGTGCGTGCCCTGGAGGACGTGGCGGTCCCCGCGGCCCAGGTGCTGGACCGCGAGGGGCTGCCGGAGGGCGAGCGCGCCAAGGCGCTGGAGATCGTCCGCAGCGTGCTGTCGCCCACCGGCCTGCTGGACCAGGCGCTGGCCTCCCCGGGTCAGGTGTCGTACAGGCCGTCCCAGGGTGCGGAGAATCCCAGCCGGTCGGGGTAG
- a CDS encoding phosphatidylinositol-specific phospholipase C/glycerophosphodiester phosphodiesterase family protein: MAHPSRRLALTATAGALAVPALIGARPTPPAEPPFARRAHAHNDYEHPRPLHDALDHGFASVEADIWLMGGQLLVAHDESDLDPARTLQSLYLDPLAARIRANGGSVYRSAPRQSLQLLIDLKTAGEPTYRALSRALRPYRSILGSATAAGRVRRGAVTAVVSGDRAARAPMEAEAVRWAFYDGRTEDLGGPAPASFMPLISGNWNTFFRWQGTGPIPAAERAALHDLTARAHAAGQTVRFWATPDAPGPARDAVWGELLAAGADWINTDDLPGLAAFLRTHDAVSGGR, encoded by the coding sequence GTGGCCCATCCCAGCAGGCGGCTCGCCCTCACCGCCACCGCCGGCGCGCTCGCCGTCCCCGCCCTCATCGGTGCCCGCCCCACCCCGCCCGCCGAACCCCCCTTCGCGCGCCGCGCCCACGCGCACAACGACTACGAGCACCCCCGCCCGCTCCACGACGCCCTCGACCACGGCTTCGCCAGTGTCGAGGCCGACATCTGGCTGATGGGCGGTCAGCTCCTGGTCGCCCACGACGAGAGCGACCTCGATCCGGCACGCACCCTCCAGTCCCTCTACCTCGATCCGCTCGCCGCCCGCATCCGCGCCAACGGCGGCTCGGTGTACCGCTCCGCGCCCCGGCAGTCCCTGCAACTCCTCATCGATCTCAAGACGGCGGGCGAGCCCACCTACCGCGCGCTGTCCCGGGCGCTGCGCCCGTACCGGTCGATCCTCGGCTCGGCCACCGCCGCCGGGCGGGTACGGCGCGGGGCGGTCACCGCCGTCGTCTCCGGGGACCGGGCGGCGCGCGCCCCGATGGAGGCCGAAGCCGTCCGGTGGGCCTTCTACGACGGCAGGACCGAGGACCTGGGCGGCCCGGCGCCGGCCTCCTTCATGCCGCTCATCAGCGGCAACTGGAACACCTTCTTCCGCTGGCAGGGCACCGGACCGATCCCGGCCGCCGAACGCGCCGCGCTGCACGACCTCACGGCCCGCGCGCACGCGGCCGGGCAGACCGTCCGGTTCTGGGCCACCCCGGACGCGCCCGGCCCGGCCAGGGACGCGGTGTGGGGTGAACTCCTGGCCGCCGGTGCCGACTGGATCAACACCGATGACCTGCCAGGGCTCGCGGCCTTCCTGCGCACCCATGACGCTGTCAGTGGCGGCCGCTAA
- a CDS encoding histone deacetylase → MTGSEAEFDEPSPVVSRLWYVAYGSNTHRARLDAYLRGGRSADGGDRTYPGCRDPRPPERTVGVMLPGALYFATRSPVWGGGRAFYDPAVAGEIPARAYLLTAGQFSDIAHQEMFRAPGTELDLRRVLRHGRDRLGPGRYETLVRAGTLDGLPLLTFTAPWGLHEVPPVAPTGPYLRQLGSGIAEAHGWPVARVARFLASCPGAAGHWSAPAVEAVLPGGQ, encoded by the coding sequence GTGACAGGGTCCGAGGCGGAGTTCGACGAGCCTTCCCCGGTTGTTTCCCGGCTGTGGTACGTGGCGTACGGCTCCAATACGCACCGGGCGCGGCTGGACGCGTATCTGCGGGGCGGGCGCTCGGCGGACGGGGGCGACCGTACGTACCCGGGCTGCCGGGATCCGCGCCCGCCGGAGCGCACCGTGGGCGTCATGCTGCCGGGGGCGCTGTACTTCGCCACGCGGTCACCGGTGTGGGGCGGCGGCCGGGCCTTCTACGATCCGGCGGTGGCGGGGGAGATCCCGGCGCGGGCCTATCTGCTGACGGCGGGCCAGTTCTCGGACATCGCGCATCAGGAGATGTTCCGGGCGCCGGGGACGGAGCTGGACCTGCGCCGGGTGCTGCGGCACGGCCGGGACCGGCTCGGTCCGGGACGGTACGAGACGCTGGTGCGGGCCGGGACGCTGGACGGGCTGCCGCTGCTGACGTTCACGGCGCCGTGGGGGCTGCACGAGGTGCCGCCGGTGGCGCCGACGGGGCCGTATCTGCGGCAGCTGGGCTCGGGCATCGCCGAGGCGCACGGCTGGCCGGTGGCGCGTGTCGCGCGCTTTCTGGCGTCCTGCCCGGGGGCGGCCGGGCACTGGTCCGCGCCGGCGGTGGAGGCGGTGCTGCCGGGCGGTCAGTGA